One genomic window of Paenisporosarcina antarctica includes the following:
- a CDS encoding IS110 family RNA-guided transposase, producing the protein MKHVIAFDVSMGKSTMVLYDHNQHCRYEGELEHTLTGFQSLKERIDSLTEQDGQVPEIVFEATGVYSQGLEKFLQEHQYPYSRLNPLEAKLQTASMRRQKTDIGDAHELARSHFRIDRPETYIQEDYYEQMRALGRYYEDIEKELGQHSNRLHAFLQLSFPTLEKVFSKSSILFLNIVKLFPHPAYLGGLSNEELCDQIKRATRKNLSAKQAEEKATLLLMAVKNSYSAIGPKDVRCQHLKQYAKRIQELRVQKKEIIKQMVDLSKDRVEFQVLKSFPGIGENTAVQILGELGDIRRFQNSKQINAYAGIDIQRYQSGKLQHQDKINKRGNRRLRKILFQMVRSMISLRAKTQNTIVDYYDKLKKQPNGKLHKVAMIACMNKFLKVAFHLIQNGILYRYESAVFRNTIPLTIAQ; encoded by the coding sequence ATGAAACACGTCATCGCTTTTGATGTCAGTATGGGAAAAAGCACTATGGTCCTCTACGATCACAATCAACACTGCAGGTATGAAGGGGAATTGGAACATACTCTTACCGGTTTCCAATCGCTAAAAGAACGCATTGATTCTTTAACGGAACAGGATGGTCAGGTTCCAGAAATTGTTTTCGAAGCTACAGGTGTCTATTCGCAAGGTCTTGAGAAGTTTCTTCAGGAACACCAGTATCCTTACAGCCGGCTCAATCCATTAGAGGCTAAACTCCAAACCGCCTCCATGCGCAGGCAGAAAACGGATATCGGTGATGCCCATGAACTGGCCAGGTCGCATTTTAGGATTGATCGTCCAGAAACCTACATTCAAGAAGACTACTATGAACAGATGCGTGCGTTGGGACGCTACTATGAGGATATTGAAAAAGAACTCGGTCAACATTCTAATCGGTTGCACGCTTTCCTACAGTTGAGCTTTCCAACGCTCGAAAAAGTGTTTTCGAAGAGTTCCATTTTGTTCTTAAATATCGTGAAGCTCTTCCCGCACCCGGCCTATTTAGGAGGACTGTCAAATGAGGAGTTATGCGATCAAATCAAACGTGCAACACGCAAAAACTTATCTGCCAAACAAGCGGAAGAGAAAGCAACTTTACTTCTCATGGCTGTTAAAAATTCCTACTCGGCTATTGGACCGAAAGATGTGCGATGTCAACATTTGAAGCAATATGCCAAACGCATTCAGGAACTACGGGTTCAAAAAAAGGAAATCATCAAACAGATGGTCGACCTTTCCAAAGATCGAGTGGAATTTCAAGTGCTCAAATCCTTTCCAGGAATCGGTGAAAACACCGCCGTTCAAATCCTTGGCGAGTTAGGTGACATCCGTCGTTTTCAAAATTCGAAACAAATCAATGCGTACGCAGGAATCGATATCCAACGGTATCAATCAGGCAAACTCCAACATCAGGATAAAATCAATAAAAGAGGAAACAGAAGACTGCGCAAAATCCTGTTCCAAATGGTCAGGTCTATGATCTCCTTGCGGGCAAAGACCCAAAATACGATTGTGGATTATTACGACAAATTAAAAAAGCAACCCAATGGAAAGCTCCATAAGGTTGCGATGATTGCCTGTATGAATAAGTTCTTGAAAGTTGCATTTCACCTTATCCAAAATGGCATCCTGTACCGGTACGAATCAGCAGTGTTTCGTAACACGATTCCTCTAACTATAGCACAATAG
- a CDS encoding GNAT family N-acetyltransferase, with translation MTFKVQRIEDLKKIDVSKLVSESEEEGYRFLTRLVHDYEDGSNTFNKDGEALYGVWEGPEKLVAIGGLNQNSHTDNKDEARLLRFYTLGDARRQGVGSQLLSELVNHAKGKFKKITCRTESAKADAFYRANGFEEAHEAPDTTHVMNLA, from the coding sequence ATGACGTTTAAGGTTCAACGAATAGAAGACTTGAAGAAAATCGACGTATCGAAGTTAGTATCGGAAAGCGAAGAAGAAGGCTATCGTTTCTTAACTCGCTTAGTACATGATTATGAAGATGGATCTAATACATTTAATAAAGATGGAGAAGCCCTATACGGTGTATGGGAGGGTCCTGAAAAATTAGTGGCAATTGGTGGCTTAAATCAAAACTCTCACACTGACAATAAGGATGAAGCACGTTTACTGCGCTTTTATACACTTGGGGATGCACGTAGACAAGGCGTAGGATCTCAATTGTTATCGGAATTAGTAAATCATGCAAAAGGAAAGTTTAAGAAAATTACATGTCGGACAGAATCAGCGAAAGCAGATGCATTCTACCGGGCAAATGGATTTGAAGAAGCTCATGAAGCACCTGATACTACACATGTGATGAATTTAGCGTAA
- a CDS encoding nucleotide excision repair endonuclease has product MIKIEMPKPDLTIVQRVQDRSNDEPEIPSVFGFIDFHQIARDKGGIIMFFNKKEELLFVGKARKVRQRVKKHFEDNVSPLKEHRDEVTKIKIFYVDDAMEREIYETYAINKLAALYNVDKKFSPSKKADES; this is encoded by the coding sequence ATGATTAAAATTGAAATGCCTAAACCAGATCTAACGATTGTTCAACGCGTACAAGATCGTTCAAATGATGAGCCTGAGATTCCTTCAGTATTTGGCTTTATCGACTTTCACCAAATTGCACGTGACAAAGGCGGCATCATTATGTTCTTCAATAAAAAAGAAGAGCTTTTGTTCGTAGGGAAAGCACGTAAAGTAAGACAACGTGTAAAAAAACATTTTGAAGATAATGTTTCTCCTTTAAAAGAGCACCGTGATGAAGTGACAAAAATTAAGATTTTCTATGTTGATGATGCAATGGAACGTGAAATTTATGAAACATATGCCATCAATAAACTTGCTGCGTTGTATAACGTAGATAAAAAGTTTTCTCCTTCAAAAAAAGCTGACGAATCATAG
- the ytxJ gene encoding bacillithiol system redox-active protein YtxJ, with amino-acid sequence MTTYTEITTIPEWQNVLQQSKEKPVLVFKHSTTCPVSAAAYKEFTSIATEVDAYLVKVIESRPVSKEIESDLSVQHKSPQILLVSNGESVWNDSHWNITEKNIEKAIEAQ; translated from the coding sequence GTGACAACTTATACAGAAATTACAACAATCCCTGAATGGCAAAATGTTCTTCAACAATCCAAAGAGAAACCTGTTTTAGTCTTTAAGCATAGTACGACTTGTCCTGTAAGTGCAGCTGCGTACAAAGAGTTTACATCTATTGCTACAGAAGTTGACGCGTATTTGGTGAAAGTCATTGAAAGTCGTCCGGTATCCAAAGAAATTGAAAGTGATTTAAGTGTTCAACATAAATCACCACAAATCTTATTAGTTTCAAATGGAGAGTCCGTTTGGAATGATTCCCATTGGAATATAACGGAGAAGAATATAGAAAAAGCAATAGAAGCACAATAA
- a CDS encoding DUF1295 domain-containing protein: MSVIWMIAVKLDNYSIVDIIWGLTFILTTIVVLLYTKNYNVVSITLAALVFIWGMRLSIYLFTRNAGKPEDYRYQDMRKKWGTKVKQTAFVRVFMLQGTVSLLFSLGIFLGISKSDTILSIWPVYIGVVVWIIGFLFESIGDSQLRTFIQKPANKGKVITTGLWKYTRHPNYFGEATQWFGISIIACAVPFGWISFISPLLLTFFLLKISGVPLLEKKNSQKPGYAEYAAKTSVFVPMPQKN, from the coding sequence ATGAGTGTCATTTGGATGATCGCTGTTAAGTTAGATAATTACTCAATAGTTGATATTATTTGGGGTTTAACATTTATTTTGACGACTATTGTCGTTCTTTTGTATACGAAAAATTACAATGTCGTGTCCATAACACTTGCTGCTCTAGTGTTCATTTGGGGGATGCGTTTGTCAATCTACTTATTTACTCGCAATGCAGGTAAACCAGAAGATTATAGATATCAAGATATGCGTAAAAAATGGGGTACTAAAGTTAAGCAAACGGCTTTTGTTCGTGTGTTTATGCTTCAAGGAACTGTTTCTCTTCTATTCTCTTTGGGAATCTTTTTAGGTATTAGCAAAAGTGACACCATATTATCGATATGGCCGGTTTATATAGGGGTAGTTGTTTGGATCATTGGTTTCTTATTTGAATCAATTGGGGATTCACAGTTACGTACCTTCATTCAGAAGCCAGCGAACAAAGGAAAAGTAATCACAACTGGACTATGGAAATATACACGCCATCCAAATTACTTTGGTGAAGCGACACAATGGTTTGGGATTAGTATCATTGCATGTGCTGTGCCATTCGGTTGGATTTCGTTTATTAGTCCTTTGTTATTAACGTTCTTTTTATTAAAAATTTCTGGAGTTCCATTACTTGAAAAGAAAAATAGTCAGAAACCTGGTTATGCTGAATATGCAGCTAAAACAAGCGTATTTGTGCCAATGCCTCAGAAAAACTAA
- a CDS encoding DegV family protein: MKIAWVTDSSAYIPKNAHRSDLYVVPLQINHENTTYKDGIDLTTNEFYDLLSHSEFSPKSSQPTVYDIEQLFQTLEVEYDVIIAVLISRQISGTFDTVASVSRTISIPVHLVDSKIVSWPLYDLIQRGRVLVEEGMAPKVIAQTLHDNEDIYTNRIFVADLNQLLKGGRISKLGFFVGNILRIHPILKFKEGSIQIAHKIRTRKRAILQMIKDFEPTSNEMWVLHCGSEKTAHEVKQQLQVRFPAQVIQIGELSPIIAIHGGQGSFAIVSAKA; the protein is encoded by the coding sequence ATGAAAATCGCATGGGTAACTGATAGTTCAGCATATATACCGAAAAATGCTCATCGATCCGATTTGTATGTAGTCCCTTTGCAAATCAATCATGAAAATACAACATATAAAGATGGTATAGACTTAACAACTAATGAATTTTATGACTTACTTAGTCACTCTGAGTTCTCTCCAAAATCATCGCAGCCCACTGTATATGATATTGAACAACTTTTTCAAACCTTGGAAGTGGAATATGACGTGATAATTGCTGTCTTAATTTCACGACAAATTAGTGGTACTTTCGACACTGTCGCTTCGGTGAGTAGAACTATATCAATTCCTGTTCATTTAGTAGACTCAAAAATAGTATCATGGCCCTTATATGACCTTATACAACGAGGAAGAGTACTAGTAGAAGAGGGTATGGCTCCAAAAGTAATTGCTCAAACTTTACATGACAATGAAGACATATATACTAATCGAATTTTTGTAGCTGACTTAAATCAATTATTAAAAGGTGGCCGGATAAGTAAACTTGGGTTTTTTGTTGGTAACATATTAAGAATCCATCCTATCCTCAAATTTAAAGAAGGTTCCATACAAATTGCTCACAAAATACGAACTAGAAAAAGAGCCATTTTACAAATGATTAAAGATTTTGAACCAACATCAAATGAAATGTGGGTACTACATTGTGGAAGTGAAAAGACCGCTCATGAAGTGAAGCAACAACTACAGGTAAGATTTCCTGCACAAGTGATACAAATCGGTGAACTAAGCCCGATTATTGCTATACATGGTGGACAAGGTAGTTTCGCCATCGTTTCAGCAAAAGCTTAG
- a CDS encoding DUF1499 domain-containing protein has protein sequence MKLGVTNGQLKPVEDKPNSVSSQTDIKRNYMEPIPYSGSHAQSQSKIKMIIINMKQMELVEEKANYLHYVETSKVFKFKDDVEFYFDDSKQVTHFRSKSRVGYSDFGVNKKRMQKITDAYKRP, from the coding sequence ATGAAACTAGGTGTAACGAATGGACAGTTAAAGCCTGTTGAAGATAAGCCAAATAGCGTATCGAGTCAAACAGATATTAAACGCAATTATATGGAACCAATTCCCTATAGTGGTAGCCATGCGCAATCACAAAGTAAGATAAAAATGATTATAATAAATATGAAACAAATGGAACTAGTCGAAGAAAAAGCAAATTATCTTCACTATGTAGAAACGTCAAAAGTATTTAAATTTAAAGATGATGTTGAATTTTATTTTGATGATTCCAAACAAGTCACTCACTTTCGATCTAAATCAAGAGTTGGGTATTCCGATTTTGGAGTTAACAAAAAAAGAATGCAAAAAATCACAGATGCTTATAAGCGTCCGTGA
- a CDS encoding TVP38/TMEM64 family protein, with translation MKKRTFWQEWQKIILFVGFAISCLIVLYAFDVIGKIDIEAASDYVRELGIWGMLLYVIVYTIRPLFFFPATLLTLFGGYTFGPFLGTALDIVGAGSGAVLAFLVARYLGREKIEKFVKGKKIERFDQSIQNNGFIVVLYLRLIPLIPFDSINYSLGLSSIKLKSYMAATYLGIIPGAFVLNYIGSSLRTMDSKLWIAVALYGVMVLLPFLVKKFKGTTQIHLEKEPVK, from the coding sequence ATGAAAAAGCGAACTTTTTGGCAAGAATGGCAAAAGATCATTTTGTTTGTTGGGTTTGCCATTAGTTGTTTGATCGTCCTATATGCATTTGATGTGATTGGAAAGATTGATATCGAAGCGGCTAGTGATTATGTTAGGGAATTAGGGATTTGGGGTATGTTATTGTACGTAATCGTATATACGATACGTCCATTATTTTTCTTCCCCGCAACTCTTCTGACGTTATTTGGTGGGTACACATTTGGACCATTTCTCGGCACTGCACTAGATATTGTAGGTGCAGGAAGCGGGGCAGTCTTAGCATTTTTAGTTGCTCGGTATTTAGGCAGAGAAAAAATCGAAAAATTCGTTAAAGGTAAAAAAATAGAACGATTTGATCAATCGATTCAAAATAATGGATTTATTGTTGTGCTTTATTTACGACTCATTCCCTTAATTCCGTTTGATTCAATTAATTATTCGCTTGGTTTAAGCTCGATCAAACTAAAATCGTATATGGCAGCTACGTATTTAGGCATTATTCCAGGTGCATTTGTATTAAATTATATTGGCTCATCATTAAGAACAATGGATTCAAAGCTGTGGATTGCGGTTGCATTGTATGGAGTTATGGTTTTACTGCCCTTCCTTGTGAAGAAGTTTAAAGGAACTACTCAAATACATCTTGAAAAAGAGCCTGTTAAGTAA
- a CDS encoding dihydrolipoyl dehydrogenase family protein — protein MKEHKVVVIGAGSGGLYTAAGLARLHVDVALVNSTEKLGGDCLHSGCVPSKSLIYASTQGMSWEQTTQHIRQVIAEIQVHDSVERFEGLGVSVYIGHAKFVSPNEIEVNGQRIRGKKFVIATGSSPRELPIEGLQQSGYLTNELLFHLIQQPKSLGIIGAGPIALELGQAMAKLGTDVHIVNRDKEILGKFDSSIRKVATRHFESEMTFYNKAEVTCVEVEGSQKRLTLSDGKQILVDDIMVAAGRIANIGSLRLENAGVKMNDGFIQVKDTYQTSLSHIYAIGDVIDTYAHTHAAGLEARAVIEHIAFTKKKKNIYFDFAAIIYSTPEVYQLFGNDTEVVETLEVNSKDIDRYKTQLIDDVVIRIGIDKKGYVINAQAVGPNISDLMQLVAYTKRIKKPISSWSSMTVPYPTHAQILQQIANTYMSRTLEKPIVQSLIKTYISVRELSK, from the coding sequence ATGAAAGAACATAAAGTAGTGGTCATTGGTGCTGGTTCTGGCGGCTTATATACAGCAGCAGGACTTGCGAGACTTCATGTGGATGTAGCACTTGTAAACAGTACAGAGAAGTTAGGTGGAGATTGCCTACATTCCGGATGTGTCCCTTCTAAATCTTTAATTTATGCATCAACCCAAGGAATGAGCTGGGAACAAACGACTCAACACATAAGACAGGTGATAGCAGAAATACAGGTGCATGATTCGGTTGAACGTTTTGAAGGACTTGGGGTCTCGGTTTATATCGGACATGCGAAATTTGTAAGTCCAAATGAAATTGAAGTAAATGGGCAACGGATTCGCGGGAAAAAGTTTGTGATAGCAACGGGCTCATCCCCTCGGGAATTACCAATTGAAGGCTTACAGCAGTCTGGTTATTTAACAAACGAATTATTATTTCATTTGATTCAACAGCCAAAGTCTCTCGGTATTATTGGAGCAGGACCCATTGCACTAGAACTTGGACAAGCGATGGCAAAGCTCGGAACGGATGTACATATTGTTAACCGTGACAAAGAAATTTTGGGCAAATTCGATTCTTCCATTCGAAAAGTAGCAACAAGACATTTTGAATCAGAGATGACGTTTTACAATAAAGCAGAAGTTACATGTGTAGAAGTAGAAGGAAGTCAAAAACGACTTACTTTAAGTGATGGAAAACAAATTTTAGTGGACGATATTATGGTTGCTGCAGGTCGTATTGCCAATATAGGTTCTCTGCGACTTGAGAATGCCGGAGTTAAAATGAATGATGGTTTTATACAGGTAAAAGATACATATCAAACATCGCTTTCTCATATTTATGCAATTGGAGACGTTATTGATACATATGCACACACACATGCAGCTGGATTAGAAGCTCGTGCAGTCATTGAACATATCGCATTTACGAAAAAGAAAAAGAATATCTATTTTGATTTTGCTGCCATTATTTATTCCACACCTGAAGTGTACCAATTGTTCGGCAATGATACGGAAGTAGTGGAAACGCTAGAAGTGAATTCAAAGGATATCGATCGTTATAAAACACAATTGATCGACGATGTGGTTATTCGTATTGGTATTGATAAAAAGGGGTATGTCATCAATGCTCAAGCAGTCGGTCCAAATATAAGTGATCTCATGCAGCTGGTTGCTTATACAAAGCGTATAAAAAAACCGATATCATCATGGTCAAGTATGACCGTACCATATCCTACACATGCACAAATCCTTCAACAAATTGCTAATACGTATATGTCTCGAACACTTGAAAAACCAATTGTACAGTCACTAATAAAAACGTATATATCTGTGAGAGAATTAAGTAAATGA
- a CDS encoding CDP-alcohol phosphatidyltransferase family protein: MLDTKGQPIIQPLLDTLADTFIKWKLTANGVTGIAVSIGIAASVWIYIDMVWLGIAFLWLSGLLDAVDGTMARKTKPSAVGTVLDVTFDRVVEGGIILVLAIKYPEHSVVLLLLMFSILIAMTLFLTIGNVARNSGRKSFHYATGLAERTEGFILLTVMVIFAPTWLFWTTLLFIVIEVLSTILRFTAFVKEERELHERT; encoded by the coding sequence TTGCTAGACACAAAAGGACAACCAATTATTCAACCTCTTCTAGATACATTAGCTGATACATTCATCAAATGGAAGCTAACGGCAAACGGAGTAACAGGGATTGCTGTATCAATTGGGATTGCGGCAAGTGTATGGATATATATTGATATGGTTTGGCTTGGCATCGCTTTTTTGTGGTTGTCAGGATTACTTGATGCTGTAGACGGTACGATGGCTAGAAAAACAAAACCTTCTGCAGTAGGTACCGTACTAGACGTAACGTTTGATCGAGTGGTAGAAGGGGGAATTATTTTAGTGCTCGCGATCAAGTATCCAGAGCACTCAGTTGTTTTGCTGCTATTAATGTTTTCAATCTTAATTGCGATGACATTGTTTTTAACGATCGGCAATGTAGCGCGGAACTCCGGGAGAAAAAGTTTTCACTATGCTACAGGGTTAGCTGAACGCACGGAAGGATTTATTTTGCTAACGGTGATGGTCATTTTTGCACCAACATGGTTATTTTGGACAACTTTATTATTTATTGTTATTGAAGTGTTAAGCACGATTTTGCGTTTCACAGCATTTGTGAAGGAAGAGAGGGAATTACATGAAAGAACATAA
- a CDS encoding ABC transporter ATP-binding protein has protein sequence MELRNISKKFEGKIVLECVNLSLKQGEVITILGKSGSGKSTLLQLIAAMEPIDSGEIQKNVETMCAYITQKPYLFSHMTVLQNIAFPLKCQGVRKKERYAIAKNWLEKVELFGLEDRFPYELSGGQQQRVSIARAFVYQPDVFLMDEPFANLDVKLSRQLQHLIFNEMKQRNVAGIFVTHNYEETKMYADQTFLLQDGKLTTMSEQEVELYFNEGIQIEGRTYLISNCVLTNNLSDRSIAVLLDKKVHLYGVDFYVVILPNGQKQFMKKSQEINTIVPLYLVLKEG, from the coding sequence ATGGAGTTGCGAAACATCTCAAAAAAATTCGAAGGTAAAATCGTTCTTGAATGTGTAAATCTCTCCCTTAAACAAGGCGAAGTTATAACGATTCTTGGGAAATCGGGTAGTGGAAAGTCTACTTTACTTCAACTAATTGCAGCGATGGAGCCAATTGATTCGGGAGAGATTCAAAAAAACGTAGAGACAATGTGCGCATATATTACGCAAAAACCATATCTTTTTAGTCATATGACGGTTCTTCAAAATATTGCATTTCCTTTGAAATGCCAGGGTGTGAGAAAGAAAGAACGATATGCTATAGCGAAAAATTGGCTTGAGAAAGTTGAACTTTTTGGTCTAGAAGATCGTTTTCCTTATGAGCTTTCGGGTGGACAGCAACAACGAGTGTCAATTGCTCGCGCATTTGTCTATCAACCAGATGTGTTTTTGATGGATGAACCATTTGCAAATTTAGACGTGAAACTGAGTAGGCAGCTACAACATCTAATTTTTAACGAAATGAAGCAACGCAATGTCGCAGGGATTTTTGTGACGCACAACTACGAAGAGACTAAAATGTATGCAGATCAAACATTCTTACTGCAAGATGGCAAACTTACAACTATGTCTGAACAAGAAGTCGAACTATATTTTAACGAAGGTATTCAAATTGAGGGACGCACCTATTTAATTTCAAATTGTGTATTAACAAATAATTTGAGTGATCGATCAATTGCTGTCTTGCTTGATAAAAAAGTTCATTTATATGGGGTCGACTTTTATGTGGTCATTTTGCCAAATGGTCAGAAGCAATTTATGAAAAAATCTCAGGAGATAAATACTATAGTGCCTTTGTATTTGGTTTTGAAGGAGGGGTGA
- a CDS encoding ABC transporter permease subunit, which translates to MQDPSIWQAFYYTCVITSITIVLNISLGLLTGWHLASKVSLWKDVFVLLPLILPVIAVMGGLQLALLWLHIPDQLIGVLYIHLMVTIPFSIQIFKNRFLELEKGIPSLVKLFNGSKQTMWIFVYFPLLGGSLYTVVLLTTVISLSQYAITAFIGGGLIPTITTLLFPYLQSSNFYIVHTSVFLIITMIGLFALSIRFIISIFKKVVTSLL; encoded by the coding sequence TTGCAAGACCCATCAATTTGGCAGGCATTCTATTACACATGTGTAATTACGAGTATCACAATCGTGTTAAATATCAGTTTAGGCCTCTTAACCGGTTGGCACTTAGCCAGTAAGGTTAGTCTTTGGAAAGATGTCTTCGTGTTATTGCCGCTTATTCTTCCCGTGATTGCGGTGATGGGTGGCTTACAGCTTGCTTTGTTGTGGTTACATATTCCAGATCAATTGATAGGCGTACTATATATTCATTTGATGGTAACCATCCCATTTTCCATTCAAATTTTTAAAAATCGATTTTTGGAACTAGAAAAAGGAATTCCTTCACTTGTAAAGCTATTTAACGGTTCCAAACAAACCATGTGGATATTTGTTTACTTCCCCCTCTTAGGCGGCAGCTTATATACAGTGGTATTGTTAACAACTGTGATTTCACTTAGTCAATATGCGATTACTGCGTTTATCGGTGGTGGATTAATCCCTACAATCACCACATTACTATTTCCATATTTACAATCATCTAATTTCTATATTGTTCATACGTCTGTATTTCTTATAATTACCATGATTGGACTGTTTGCGTTATCGATAAGATTCATTATTTCAATCTTTAAAAAGGTGGTGACATCGCTCTTATGA
- a CDS encoding ABC transporter substrate-binding protein — protein MIIKKFIGFALLLLVLTGCGSESERKSVQFYMWGGDENINKYIDQTVAPYVLKEYDIDIKRVAMETNDFMSKLQNEKSVGRKDGSIDLIWINGAAFKQAKDSELLSGDLLSDLENTQRFEQVLLETDSGEPIEGLEIPWGKTSFAFQVNTDNVKQPPLTIDELTQWIQNNPGRFTYPDAADFTGNGFIRQLMYSLNLDQINGDPTLKQRQKAYEYLSEIKPNLWRQGKDYPKNLQQLDQMFGSSDVDFTMGFNERRALPFIENGTFNKSTRTFALNGQAVTNAHYLTIPFNSPNKEKALQVIEALTNYSMQAEKLKSDVWGDGSVLALDQLTGEQQENLESKSTGYHYLNEWENQSDFSAEMIQLIEEEWRDYVVRP, from the coding sequence ATGATTATAAAAAAGTTCATAGGTTTTGCCTTATTACTACTTGTCCTAACAGGATGCGGGAGTGAAAGCGAAAGAAAATCTGTCCAATTCTACATGTGGGGTGGCGATGAAAATATTAACAAATACATTGATCAAACCGTTGCTCCTTATGTATTAAAAGAATACGACATTGATATAAAACGTGTTGCTATGGAAACAAATGATTTCATGAGTAAACTCCAAAATGAAAAATCTGTTGGTCGAAAAGATGGATCCATAGATCTAATTTGGATTAATGGAGCAGCTTTTAAACAAGCGAAAGATAGTGAATTGCTGTCTGGGGACCTATTGAGTGATTTAGAAAATACACAACGCTTTGAACAAGTATTGTTGGAGACAGATAGTGGCGAGCCTATAGAAGGTTTAGAAATTCCTTGGGGGAAAACGTCGTTTGCATTTCAAGTTAATACAGACAATGTTAAGCAACCTCCTTTAACTATTGATGAATTAACACAGTGGATTCAAAACAACCCGGGGAGATTTACGTATCCAGATGCAGCAGACTTCACGGGGAATGGCTTTATCCGTCAATTAATGTACTCGTTGAATCTTGATCAAATAAATGGTGATCCTACCCTAAAGCAACGACAAAAAGCATACGAATATCTAAGTGAAATCAAACCGAATTTGTGGCGACAAGGAAAAGACTACCCTAAAAATTTGCAGCAACTAGATCAAATGTTTGGCAGTAGTGACGTTGATTTCACCATGGGTTTCAATGAACGTCGTGCGTTACCCTTTATAGAAAATGGGACGTTTAACAAATCCACGCGCACGTTCGCATTGAATGGGCAAGCTGTTACGAATGCGCATTATTTAACCATTCCTTTTAATTCGCCCAATAAAGAAAAGGCTCTGCAAGTAATTGAAGCGTTAACGAATTACTCGATGCAAGCTGAAAAACTAAAAAGTGACGTATGGGGAGATGGCTCTGTATTAGCTTTAGACCAATTAACGGGCGAACAACAAGAAAATTTAGAGTCTAAATCCACTGGGTACCATTACTTGAACGAGTGGGAAAATCAAAGTGACTTTTCGGCGGAAATGATTCAACTTATCGAAGAGGAATGGAGAGACTATGTCGTTCGTCCATAA